Proteins from a genomic interval of Pirellulales bacterium:
- a CDS encoding acetyl ornithine aminotransferase family protein, with product MRSTITTTPNVARPVLLTSLPGPKAAAWIARDDQVLSPSYTRAYPLVAARGNGCTIEDIDGNLFLDFTAGIAVTATGHCHPDVTAAIVDQAGKLLHMSGTDFYYTPEIELAERLARLAPGPQPKRVFFTNSGAESVEAALKLARYHTRRQRVIACQGAFHGRTFGAMSLGGSKAIHQRGFGPLVPGVHRIPFNCDQALLEEQFRTVCPADEVAAIFVEPIQGEGGYRLPDADFLPMLRRVCDEHGILLVADEVQSGMGRTGKMFAIEHFGVTPDVVCLAKGLASGLPLGAIVAKADLMDWPSGSHASTFGGNPVCCRAALATIDLLEHEYMQNATERGRQLLVGLQRLAEKEPMLASPRGLGLMVAVDVTHNGHLDPGRRDAIVEAAFHRGLLLLGCGKAAVRFCPGLCVTAAQIESALEILADACGDAAAAA from the coding sequence ATGCGTTCCACGATCACCACCACCCCGAACGTTGCTCGTCCGGTTTTGTTGACGTCTCTACCGGGCCCCAAGGCCGCGGCCTGGATTGCGCGCGACGACCAGGTGCTATCTCCCTCCTACACCCGGGCGTATCCGCTGGTCGCGGCCCGCGGCAACGGCTGCACGATCGAGGACATCGATGGCAACCTGTTCCTGGATTTCACGGCCGGCATTGCCGTCACGGCCACGGGTCATTGCCATCCCGACGTCACGGCGGCCATCGTCGACCAGGCCGGTAAGCTCTTGCACATGTCGGGCACCGACTTTTATTACACTCCCGAAATCGAACTTGCCGAACGATTGGCGCGACTGGCGCCAGGTCCGCAACCCAAGCGCGTCTTCTTCACCAACAGCGGCGCCGAATCGGTCGAGGCCGCACTGAAGCTGGCGCGCTACCATACGCGGCGGCAGCGTGTGATCGCCTGCCAGGGAGCCTTTCACGGCCGGACGTTCGGCGCCATGTCGCTCGGCGGCTCAAAGGCGATTCATCAGCGCGGCTTCGGGCCGCTGGTGCCGGGCGTGCATCGGATCCCCTTCAATTGCGACCAGGCGTTACTCGAGGAGCAATTCCGCACCGTTTGTCCGGCCGACGAGGTCGCGGCCATTTTTGTCGAGCCGATCCAAGGCGAAGGGGGCTACCGGTTGCCGGATGCCGATTTCCTGCCGATGCTCAGGCGCGTCTGTGACGAACACGGCATCTTGCTCGTGGCCGATGAAGTGCAGTCGGGCATGGGCCGCACCGGCAAGATGTTCGCCATCGAGCATTTTGGCGTCACGCCCGACGTGGTCTGCCTGGCCAAAGGCTTGGCCAGCGGCTTGCCGCTGGGAGCGATCGTCGCCAAGGCGGATCTGATGGACTGGCCCTCGGGCAGTCATGCGTCGACGTTCGGCGGCAATCCCGTCTGCTGCCGAGCGGCGCTCGCGACCATCGACTTGCTCGAACATGAATACATGCAGAACGCTACCGAGCGCGGCCGGCAATTGCTGGTCGGCCTCCAGCGGCTCGCCGAAAAGGAACCGATGCTGGCCAGCCCACGCGGGCTGGGGCTGATGGTCGCCGTCGACGTGACGCACAACGGCCATCTCGACCCTGGCCGACGTGATGCGATCGTCGAGGCAGCGTTCCATCGCGGCCTGTTGCTCTTGGGTTGCGGAAAAGCGGCTGTGCGATTCTGCCCCGGCCTATGCGTCACGGCAGCGCAGATCGAAAGCGCGCTCGAGATACTGGCCGATGCGTGCGGGGATGCCGCTGCTGCGGCTTAG
- a CDS encoding AAA family ATPase produces MRKIAILNQKGGVGKTTTAVNLSAALARAGRRVTILDLDPQAHATLHLGVEPGRDDRSIYDVLTDDTPLAAVRKTIEENLCLVGSHIDLAAVELELAGVVGREVILRDKLEDEAASDDYLIVDCPPSLGILTINALAAVDEVFIPLQPHFLALHGLSKLLETIELVARRLNARLRLGGVVLCLFESATRLATEVSRDVNAFLDQSRDRRTPWAGAQVFQTRIRRNIRLAEAPSFGQSIFRYAPDSHGAEDYRSLADEVLSAASRAEADAAIITARSA; encoded by the coding sequence ATGCGCAAGATCGCGATTCTCAACCAGAAAGGAGGCGTGGGAAAGACCACGACGGCGGTCAATCTCAGCGCTGCGCTGGCGCGTGCCGGACGCCGGGTGACGATTCTCGATCTCGATCCGCAAGCCCACGCCACGCTGCACCTGGGGGTCGAACCCGGGCGCGACGATCGTTCGATTTACGATGTTCTCACCGACGACACGCCGCTGGCGGCGGTCCGCAAAACCATTGAGGAGAACCTATGCCTGGTAGGATCCCACATCGACCTGGCGGCAGTGGAACTGGAACTGGCCGGGGTTGTCGGCCGCGAGGTGATTCTGCGCGATAAGCTCGAAGACGAAGCCGCAAGCGACGATTACTTGATCGTCGACTGTCCGCCGTCGCTGGGCATCCTCACGATCAACGCCCTGGCGGCCGTGGACGAGGTTTTCATCCCGCTGCAGCCACATTTTCTCGCCCTGCACGGCCTGAGCAAGCTGCTGGAAACCATCGAGCTGGTGGCGCGCCGCCTGAATGCCCGGTTGCGGTTGGGCGGGGTCGTTCTGTGCCTGTTCGAGTCGGCCACGCGACTGGCTACCGAGGTCAGCCGGGACGTGAACGCCTTTCTCGATCAGTCGCGCGATCGCCGCACGCCCTGGGCCGGCGCGCAGGTGTTTCAGACGCGCATTCGCCGCAACATCCGCCTGGCCGAGGCGCCCAGTTTTGGCCAATCGATCTTCCGCTACGCTCCCGACTCGCACGGGGCCGAGGATTATCGCTCGCTGGCCGATGAAGTTCTCAGCGCTGCCAGCAGAGCCGAGGCCGATGCGGCAATCATTACGGCACGTTCGGCCTGA
- a CDS encoding aldehyde dehydrogenase family protein: MQSTAARTWQGRSFIAGHWRDARGEAFENLNPANTSEVLGVYPRGSATEVDEAVRAARATFDAWRRTSRIRRGELFLNLANLIRRDTDGLAAILARENGKVLNEARAEVVEGLHMVEYVFGTARQPTGQVIDSEVEAKDLYVRRKPRGVIAVITPWNFPFAVPLWMLGPSLLEGNTTVFKPSEETPEIGERLVKLFEEAGFPAGTINLVHGVGEEAGDALARHADVDVVAFTGSYQVGSHIRRLAAEADHKSCALEMGSKSAVIVCEDADLPLAVNAALLSAFKTTGQRCVSAGRILVHRSQLDRFAEQFVAQAKRLKFGDPFDPTVFAGPMINQAGVQKVLQYNELARREGARILLDGGRLTGEPHGRGLFLSPFVYIQEHRPGVRTIREEVFGPHVAIIPFDSDQQAIGIYNDTPYGLSMAVITEDYRRWRLFRDECDYGMGYVNLPCIGAEVHLPFGGVKRSGNGQPSAAALVDAVTHKTAFTVNYDRKITMAQGMSAEITDGKKS; the protein is encoded by the coding sequence ATGCAGAGCACTGCCGCAAGGACCTGGCAAGGCCGCTCATTTATCGCCGGCCACTGGCGCGATGCACGCGGCGAGGCTTTCGAGAACCTCAATCCGGCGAATACGTCTGAGGTATTGGGCGTCTACCCGCGCGGAAGCGCCACGGAAGTTGACGAGGCCGTGCGTGCAGCGCGAGCCACTTTCGATGCCTGGCGGCGCACGAGCCGCATTCGCCGCGGCGAACTGTTTTTGAACCTGGCGAACTTGATTCGTCGTGACACCGACGGGCTGGCCGCGATCCTCGCGCGCGAAAACGGCAAGGTGCTGAACGAAGCCCGGGCCGAGGTCGTCGAAGGTTTGCACATGGTCGAGTACGTCTTCGGCACGGCGCGGCAGCCGACAGGCCAGGTCATCGATTCCGAGGTCGAGGCCAAGGATTTGTACGTGCGCCGCAAGCCGCGCGGCGTAATTGCGGTGATTACACCCTGGAACTTCCCGTTCGCCGTGCCGCTGTGGATGCTTGGCCCCAGCTTGCTCGAAGGAAACACCACGGTCTTCAAGCCCTCGGAGGAAACGCCGGAAATTGGCGAGCGCCTGGTGAAATTGTTCGAGGAGGCCGGCTTCCCAGCGGGCACGATCAACCTGGTGCACGGCGTTGGCGAGGAAGCCGGGGATGCTCTTGCGCGCCACGCCGACGTGGACGTCGTCGCCTTTACCGGCAGCTACCAGGTCGGATCGCACATCCGCCGCCTGGCCGCCGAGGCCGATCACAAATCGTGCGCCCTGGAGATGGGATCGAAAAGCGCCGTCATTGTCTGCGAAGACGCCGACTTGCCACTGGCCGTGAACGCCGCGCTGTTGAGCGCCTTCAAGACCACCGGGCAGCGTTGCGTTTCCGCCGGGCGCATCCTGGTGCATCGCAGTCAACTGGATCGCTTCGCCGAGCAGTTTGTCGCGCAAGCCAAACGCCTGAAGTTCGGCGACCCGTTCGACCCGACCGTCTTTGCCGGCCCCATGATCAATCAGGCCGGGGTCCAGAAGGTGCTCCAGTACAACGAACTCGCAAGGCGCGAGGGAGCCAGGATTCTCCTCGACGGTGGCCGACTGACCGGTGAGCCGCATGGGCGCGGGCTGTTCCTGTCGCCCTTCGTTTATATCCAGGAGCATCGGCCGGGCGTACGCACGATTCGCGAAGAAGTGTTCGGACCGCACGTGGCGATCATCCCCTTCGACAGCGACCAACAGGCGATCGGTATTTACAACGACACGCCGTACGGCCTGTCGATGGCCGTCATTACCGAAGACTATCGCCGCTGGCGATTGTTCCGCGACGAATGCGACTACGGCATGGGCTATGTCAACTTGCCGTGCATCGGCGCCGAGGTACATCTGCCGTTCGGCGGCGTGAAGCGGAGTGGCAATGGACAACCGTCGGCGGCGGCACTGGTCGATGCCGTGACGCACAAAACAGCATTCACGGTCAACTACGACCGCAAGATCACCATGGCCCAAGGAATGAGCGCGGAAATCACGGACGGAAAGAAATCGTAA
- a CDS encoding TylF/MycF/NovP-related O-methyltransferase, whose translation MWLRNQRIQRLIGGGLFERASIGAVSRLELMGLSSHKDRDVVRLIRRTRRERRWLLTSNEAFIVYSLARAQAKRDAALAEVGTYQGGSARMICEAKGDRPLHVFDTFEGLPPAASQDGHVHRQNQYACSLESVKSYLSGYKNVSFYKGIFPDTSGPVENLRFSFAHFDVDLYEGTLACLEFFYPRMLPGGVMLSHDYSILSGVREAFAEFLQDKPEPLVELPTTQCMVVKLP comes from the coding sequence ATGTGGCTTCGAAACCAGCGCATTCAGCGGCTCATCGGCGGTGGCCTTTTCGAACGCGCGTCGATCGGCGCTGTATCGCGGCTCGAGCTCATGGGGCTTTCGAGTCACAAGGATCGGGACGTAGTGCGGCTGATTCGCCGCACGCGTCGCGAGCGCCGTTGGCTGTTGACGTCGAACGAGGCCTTCATCGTTTATTCGTTGGCCCGGGCCCAGGCCAAGCGGGATGCCGCTTTGGCCGAAGTCGGGACCTACCAGGGAGGCTCGGCCCGCATGATCTGCGAGGCCAAGGGCGATCGCCCGCTGCACGTCTTCGACACGTTCGAGGGCTTACCGCCCGCCGCGTCGCAAGACGGCCATGTGCATCGCCAGAACCAATACGCGTGCAGCCTGGAGAGCGTGAAGAGTTATCTGTCCGGCTACAAGAACGTGTCGTTCTACAAAGGAATTTTCCCCGACACTTCCGGGCCCGTCGAGAATCTGCGTTTCTCGTTCGCGCATTTCGACGTCGACTTATACGAAGGCACGCTGGCCTGCCTCGAATTCTTTTATCCGCGGATGCTGCCGGGCGGCGTCATGCTATCGCACGACTATTCGATCCTGTCGGGCGTGCGCGAAGCGTTCGCGGAGTTCTTGCAGGACAAGCCCGAGCCGCTCGTCGAGCTACCGACCACGCAGTGCATGGTGGTGAAGCTGCCCTGA
- a CDS encoding TIM barrel protein — protein sequence MFVAASTECFADLPLDAALQRLVDLEYNRVEIALIESGNQLKPSQVLADLEAAIAACRETHRLTPVAYIVDMDAEGDQYYEQFSACCKLAKATKVVAITVRSGELGTPFNAEIERLRELVRIGSLDGVQVGLKTETGRMSQDPSTAMVMCDNVKGLGITLDPSHFVYGPNKGGNYDAIFKYVIHLQLRDTTKDKLQVRVGQGEIEYGRLVTQLGKFRYNRALCVNILEEPESGVDHMAEMRKMRLLLESLL from the coding sequence GTGTTTGTCGCTGCGTCGACCGAGTGCTTTGCTGATCTCCCCCTGGACGCGGCCCTCCAGCGGCTGGTCGACCTGGAATATAACCGCGTCGAAATCGCGCTCATCGAGAGCGGCAATCAGCTCAAGCCCTCGCAAGTTCTTGCCGATCTCGAGGCGGCGATCGCCGCTTGTCGCGAGACACATCGGCTGACACCCGTGGCGTACATCGTCGATATGGACGCCGAAGGGGACCAGTACTACGAGCAATTCTCGGCCTGCTGCAAGCTGGCCAAAGCCACGAAGGTGGTCGCGATCACGGTGCGATCCGGCGAGCTGGGAACCCCCTTCAATGCCGAAATCGAGCGGCTGCGCGAATTGGTGCGCATCGGCTCCCTGGACGGAGTGCAGGTCGGCCTGAAGACCGAGACGGGCCGCATGAGCCAGGACCCCAGCACCGCCATGGTGATGTGCGACAACGTCAAAGGGCTTGGCATTACGCTCGACCCAAGCCACTTCGTCTACGGCCCGAACAAGGGCGGCAATTACGACGCGATCTTCAAGTACGTGATCCACCTGCAGCTGCGCGATACGACCAAGGACAAGCTGCAAGTCCGCGTCGGGCAGGGAGAGATCGAGTACGGCCGCCTGGTGACGCAGCTCGGAAAGTTCCGCTATAACCGCGCGCTGTGCGTCAACATCCTGGAAGAGCCCGAGTCGGGCGTCGATCACATGGCCGAAATGCGCAAGATGCGGCTGCTGCTGGAGAGCCTGCTGTAA
- a CDS encoding HPr family phosphocarrier protein, translated as MSEQTLQRTVIVTNPQGLHARPADLFVKTASRFESKVEIIKDSERVDGKSILAILTLAAAEGTTLQLEATGRDAAAALEALAELIAHNFAEDETAC; from the coding sequence ATGAGCGAACAAACATTGCAACGAACCGTGATCGTCACGAACCCGCAGGGATTGCACGCCCGTCCTGCCGATTTGTTCGTGAAGACGGCCAGCCGGTTCGAATCGAAAGTCGAGATCATCAAGGACAGCGAACGCGTCGACGGGAAAAGCATCCTGGCCATTCTCACCCTGGCGGCCGCCGAAGGAACGACCCTTCAGTTGGAAGCCACGGGCCGAGACGCGGCAGCCGCGCTCGAAGCCTTGGCAGAATTAATTGCACACAACTTCGCAGAAGACGAGACAGCGTGTTAG
- the raiA gene encoding ribosome-associated translation inhibitor RaiA, whose product MQISISARHGHLSESTQAKITAKLEKLPKYFERLTAVELTVNLEKRDAPLVDLRVSAEHKHDFVATEQAEELMAAIDCAVHKVEQQLRKYKEKVQDHHRSPGLRQQGTSSEPGST is encoded by the coding sequence GTGCAGATCAGCATCTCAGCCCGGCATGGACATCTCAGCGAATCAACCCAAGCCAAGATAACCGCGAAACTGGAGAAGCTTCCCAAATACTTCGAGCGGCTCACGGCGGTGGAACTGACGGTCAACCTGGAAAAGCGCGATGCGCCGCTTGTGGATTTGCGCGTTTCGGCGGAACACAAGCACGATTTCGTCGCGACCGAACAGGCCGAGGAATTGATGGCGGCGATCGATTGTGCGGTACACAAAGTTGAACAGCAATTGCGGAAGTACAAAGAGAAAGTTCAGGACCACCATCGCAGTCCCGGCCTTCGACAGCAAGGGACCAGCAGCGAGCCGGGTTCCACATAG
- a CDS encoding tetratricopeptide repeat protein, whose product MYLDRGQIVLASNRIRLQRVLREAEGYLELGMPRQALALLERVEQPATFKGQWLYLKGEALRSLENYQEAVPLLVDAVDLAPSNIHAWMALGWCYKRTGRLDDAIDSLERAHEVEPSEPLIDYNLACYYSLKGFKQQALDYLSRAINVNPRFKDLVGGEPDFDPIRSDPGFQALVSVVV is encoded by the coding sequence GTGTACCTCGACCGGGGCCAAATCGTGCTGGCAAGCAACCGCATTCGATTGCAGCGAGTCCTCCGAGAGGCCGAAGGCTATCTCGAGTTGGGGATGCCGCGCCAGGCGCTGGCGTTGCTGGAGCGCGTCGAGCAACCGGCGACCTTCAAGGGACAGTGGCTCTACCTGAAGGGCGAGGCGCTTCGGAGCCTCGAGAACTATCAAGAAGCGGTGCCGTTGCTCGTCGATGCGGTCGATCTGGCGCCGAGCAATATTCACGCATGGATGGCGCTGGGCTGGTGCTATAAGCGCACCGGGCGGCTGGACGACGCGATCGATAGCCTTGAACGTGCCCACGAGGTCGAGCCCAGCGAACCGTTGATCGACTACAACCTGGCTTGCTATTACAGCTTGAAGGGCTTCAAGCAGCAGGCGCTCGATTACCTGTCGCGGGCGATTAATGTCAACCCGCGTTTCAAAGATCTGGTCGGCGGCGAGCCCGATTTCGATCCGATCCGGTCGGACCCGGGCTTTCAGGCGCTGGTGAGCGTCGTTGTCTAG
- the nagB gene encoding glucosamine-6-phosphate deaminase — protein MRVIVSEDISGVSRVGARFVAALVRRKPTCVLGLATGGTPLGMYAELIRMHREEGLDFSRVVTFNLDEYVGLGPTHPQSYRYFMQHNLFDHINIDARNTHVPDGRALDFEAYCEQYEKMIRDEGGIDLQVLGIGSDGHIAFNEPGSSLGSRTRLKTLTEETVRDNARFFGGEEAVPRLAITMGVGTIVESRQCLLLACGPAKARAIRDTIEGPVTAQVTASALQFHRDVIAVLDQEAARLLERRDYYRQMEEAQGKLQTGQGSKAPVAR, from the coding sequence ATGAGAGTGATCGTTAGCGAGGATATCTCCGGCGTCAGCCGGGTCGGGGCCCGATTTGTCGCCGCCCTGGTGCGCCGGAAACCGACCTGTGTCCTTGGGCTGGCCACCGGTGGCACGCCCTTGGGGATGTACGCCGAGTTGATCCGCATGCACCGCGAAGAGGGGTTGGACTTCTCGCGCGTCGTGACCTTCAACCTCGACGAATACGTGGGACTCGGCCCCACGCACCCGCAAAGCTATCGCTACTTCATGCAGCACAACCTGTTCGACCACATCAACATCGACGCACGCAACACGCACGTGCCGGACGGCCGGGCTTTGGATTTCGAAGCGTACTGCGAACAGTACGAAAAGATGATCCGTGACGAGGGGGGGATCGACCTGCAGGTACTCGGGATCGGCAGCGACGGCCATATCGCCTTCAACGAGCCCGGCTCGTCGCTCGGTAGCCGCACGCGGCTGAAGACGCTCACCGAGGAAACGGTTCGCGACAACGCCCGCTTCTTCGGCGGCGAAGAGGCCGTGCCGCGGCTGGCGATCACGATGGGGGTCGGCACGATCGTGGAATCGCGCCAATGCCTGCTCTTGGCCTGCGGACCCGCGAAGGCGCGCGCTATTCGCGACACCATCGAAGGGCCGGTCACGGCACAAGTCACGGCCTCGGCCCTGCAATTTCATCGCGACGTGATCGCCGTGCTCGATCAAGAAGCGGCCCGGCTGCTCGAGCGGCGTGATTACTACCGCCAGATGGAAGAGGCGCAAGGCAAGTTGCAAACTGGACAGGGCAGCAAAGCGCCGGTCGCGAGGTAA
- a CDS encoding PTS sugar transporter subunit IIA produces the protein MKFADFVSREAVRADLTADDKESVIREMTQALLDAGKIPTSEYEGIIKAILKREELGSTGIGRGVAVPHTKHASVDRLIGTVGVSAEGVDFDSLDGEKVNLFFLLISPPDRPGDHLRALENVSRQLRDETFCKFLKQAKNAEEILQLLDEADNNQFVS, from the coding sequence ATGAAGTTCGCAGATTTCGTAAGCCGTGAGGCCGTGCGTGCGGATCTCACGGCCGACGATAAAGAGTCAGTAATTCGCGAGATGACGCAGGCGCTGCTCGACGCCGGCAAAATTCCCACCTCGGAATACGAAGGCATCATCAAAGCGATCCTCAAGCGCGAGGAGCTGGGAAGCACGGGCATCGGCCGCGGCGTCGCTGTGCCGCACACCAAGCATGCCAGCGTTGATCGATTGATCGGCACGGTCGGCGTCAGTGCCGAAGGAGTCGATTTTGACAGCCTCGACGGTGAAAAGGTCAACTTGTTCTTTCTGTTGATCTCGCCGCCGGATCGGCCTGGCGATCACTTGCGGGCCTTGGAAAACGTGTCGCGTCAGTTGCGCGACGAGACGTTCTGTAAATTCTTGAAACAGGCCAAGAACGCGGAGGAGATTCTGCAACTCTTGGACGAGGCGGACAACAATCAGTTCGTTTCCTAG
- the rlmN gene encoding 23S rRNA (adenine(2503)-C(2))-methyltransferase RlmN: MLGKTVRPILDLTDDDLRTWLAEKGQPGYRAAQIRSWIFERRATSFDQMSDLPRQLRQLLAEEFTILTSKVALHREAADGTEKLLLALADEQRIECVLIREHERRTICISTQVGCAMGCVFCASGLDGVVRNLSRGEIVEQMLHLARLLPAEERLSNIVVMGMGEPLANLPALLPALREATSPQGLGIGARKITVSTVGLPPAMDRLTAEDCQYHLAVSLHAPDDELRRQLVPVSRNIPLDTVLAAADRFFAANHRRLTFEYVLLGELNDRPEHAQALARLLRGRMALLNVIPYNPVTGLPYRTPTARAQQEFLRILERAGINVQVRTRKGDHIDAACGQLRRSQTVPAPAALASE; this comes from the coding sequence ATGTTGGGAAAGACCGTGCGGCCGATTCTCGATCTTACTGACGACGACCTGCGCACATGGCTGGCCGAAAAGGGGCAGCCGGGGTATCGCGCTGCGCAGATCCGCAGTTGGATATTCGAGCGCCGGGCCACGAGCTTCGACCAGATGAGCGACCTGCCCCGGCAACTGCGGCAGCTGTTGGCCGAAGAATTCACGATCCTCACGTCGAAAGTGGCCCTGCACCGCGAGGCCGCCGACGGCACGGAAAAGCTGCTGCTGGCGTTGGCCGACGAGCAACGCATCGAGTGCGTGCTGATTCGCGAGCACGAGCGACGCACGATCTGCATCAGCACGCAAGTCGGCTGCGCGATGGGCTGCGTTTTTTGCGCGAGTGGTCTCGACGGCGTGGTGCGCAATCTGTCCCGCGGCGAAATCGTCGAGCAGATGTTGCACCTGGCGCGACTGCTTCCGGCGGAAGAACGACTGAGCAATATCGTCGTGATGGGCATGGGCGAGCCCTTGGCCAATTTGCCCGCGCTGTTGCCTGCATTGCGCGAAGCCACGAGTCCGCAAGGCTTAGGAATCGGGGCGCGGAAGATCACGGTATCGACCGTCGGGTTGCCGCCGGCCATGGACCGGCTGACGGCCGAAGACTGCCAATATCATCTCGCGGTCAGTCTGCACGCGCCTGATGACGAATTGCGCCGCCAATTGGTGCCGGTCAGCCGCAACATCCCGCTCGACACGGTACTGGCTGCGGCCGATCGCTTTTTCGCCGCCAACCATCGACGCCTGACGTTCGAATACGTCCTCTTGGGCGAACTGAACGATCGCCCCGAGCACGCCCAGGCGCTCGCCCGCTTGCTGAGGGGGCGAATGGCGCTTCTTAACGTCATTCCGTACAATCCGGTGACCGGACTTCCGTATCGGACGCCGACGGCACGGGCACAGCAGGAATTCTTGCGCATCCTCGAGCGTGCGGGCATCAACGTCCAAGTCCGCACGCGGAAAGGGGACCACATCGACGCGGCATGCGGGCAACTGCGTCGTTCGCAAACCGTGCCGGCTCCGGCGGCACTTGCCAGCGAATAA
- a CDS encoding sigma-70 family RNA polymerase sigma factor: MATSDHSPDGYELRDPDVRLMLEVRNDSAAAFEELMLRYQNRLVTVLDHLVGGRDQAEDLAQEVFLRVYRSRKRYVPGAKFSTWLFTIANNVAANARRSRSRRREVSLSVSDGSSSGGNRLDQLAQAASGLMPARQLDKAEMREVVRLAIEALNERQRMAVLLSKFENMSYADIAETMDMSQEAIKSLLSRARLNLKEVLEPYLERGDRPAAE, encoded by the coding sequence TTGGCGACTAGCGATCATTCGCCCGACGGCTACGAGCTGCGCGATCCGGACGTGCGGCTGATGCTGGAGGTGCGCAATGACAGCGCGGCAGCCTTTGAAGAATTGATGCTCCGGTATCAGAACCGCCTGGTGACGGTTTTGGATCATCTGGTCGGCGGCCGAGACCAGGCCGAGGACCTGGCGCAAGAGGTCTTCCTGCGCGTTTACCGCTCGCGCAAGCGGTACGTGCCAGGCGCCAAGTTCTCGACGTGGCTGTTCACGATCGCCAACAACGTGGCGGCAAACGCCCGCCGGTCGCGTTCACGACGTCGCGAAGTAAGCCTTTCGGTGAGCGACGGCAGCAGCTCCGGCGGCAACCGCCTGGATCAATTGGCCCAGGCCGCCAGCGGCCTGATGCCGGCACGGCAATTGGACAAAGCCGAAATGCGTGAAGTCGTGCGACTGGCCATCGAGGCGCTGAACGAACGGCAGCGGATGGCCGTACTGCTGAGCAAATTCGAGAACATGAGCTACGCCGACATCGCCGAAACGATGGACATGTCGCAAGAGGCGATTAAGTCGCTGCTCTCGCGAGCGCGCCTGAACTTGAAAGAAGTGTTGGAGCCTTACCTCGAGCGCGGGGACCGTCCCGCCGCGGAATGA
- the sppA gene encoding signal peptide peptidase SppA, translating to MSSEDLSHRPTPYPVPPTTERIIVTAPPPRRSLLGTLGRVLFFLFLVLPGILVALLVVGTLASLTGNVETGVAEHYHSLSKTATDKIAIITVDGAIISGEGFIKKQIDHVRDDKSVKAVVLRVNSPGGTVTASDYLYHHLRKMLEERKIPMVVSMGGIAASGGYYIAMAVGGGENVIFAEPTTWTGSIGVIIPHYNVAGLMKTWEVEEDSIKSGPLKQMGTPTRPMTAEEREIFQHLVDDSFQRFQDIVKYGRPALATDAEKLAKVTTGQVFTTNQAVANGLVDQEGYIEEAIDRAAELAGLSRTSAKAVRYKSHGGFLSMPFSAEARPTLDLASLIDLASPRAYFLCTWQLPLAAQQR from the coding sequence ATGAGTTCCGAAGATCTTTCACATAGGCCCACCCCTTACCCCGTGCCGCCGACCACCGAGCGCATCATCGTCACGGCGCCGCCTCCGCGGCGCAGCTTGCTGGGGACACTGGGACGCGTGCTTTTTTTCCTGTTCCTGGTCCTGCCCGGCATCCTCGTCGCACTCTTGGTCGTGGGAACGTTGGCGTCGCTCACCGGTAACGTCGAGACCGGTGTCGCTGAGCACTACCATTCCCTTTCGAAAACCGCCACGGACAAGATCGCGATCATCACCGTCGACGGCGCGATCATCAGTGGCGAAGGCTTCATCAAGAAGCAGATCGATCACGTTCGCGACGATAAAAGCGTAAAGGCCGTGGTGCTGCGCGTGAACTCGCCCGGCGGCACCGTGACGGCCAGTGATTACCTGTACCATCACCTGCGCAAGATGCTCGAAGAGCGCAAGATTCCGATGGTCGTCAGCATGGGCGGCATCGCCGCCAGCGGCGGATATTACATCGCCATGGCCGTCGGCGGCGGCGAGAACGTCATCTTTGCCGAGCCCACCACGTGGACGGGGTCAATCGGCGTGATCATTCCGCATTACAACGTCGCGGGCCTGATGAAGACGTGGGAAGTCGAAGAGGATTCGATCAAAAGTGGTCCACTCAAGCAGATGGGAACGCCCACACGCCCGATGACCGCCGAAGAGCGCGAGATTTTCCAGCATCTGGTCGACGACAGCTTTCAGCGTTTCCAGGACATCGTGAAATATGGCCGGCCGGCTCTGGCGACGGATGCCGAAAAGCTCGCCAAGGTGACTACGGGCCAGGTCTTTACCACGAATCAGGCCGTCGCTAACGGACTTGTGGACCAAGAGGGCTACATCGAAGAGGCCATCGATCGCGCCGCCGAGCTGGCAGGGCTATCGCGCACGAGCGCCAAAGCCGTTCGATACAAATCGCACGGCGGATTCCTGTCGATGCCGTTTTCGGCCGAAGCGCGCCCGACCTTGGACCTTGCCTCGTTGATTGACCTGGCGTCACCGCGGGCGTATTTCCTCTGCACCTGGCAATTGCCACTGGCGGCACAGCAGCGGTAA